One window of the uncultured Paludibaculum sp. genome contains the following:
- a CDS encoding glycoside hydrolase family 43 protein: MPEPNHTSRRTLLRGLGGALAVPLLAGAEEKSETYTNPLGIAVADPFVLREPDGRYVVYGTGGGQGSTAYPAFTSSDLVHWKSIGETYQRNPADSWCTDTFWAPAVYHVKDRYYMFYSAQWRDNPNHEKENYRIGAAVSDKPGGPFRDIRNAPLFDPGYPAIDADLLFDSDGRIYLYYSRCCYKHPIESELADWARKEKIYTEIEESWIYGVEVKPDFTGTIGEPVLVLRPPVRLSDKNAAWENLSVTTKEVNRRWTEGPCSFKHGGLYYLMYSANHYLGENYALGYATAKRPLGPFQKASNNPVLRKNTDRGGTVSGPAHNCVTLSPDGSEMLCLYAGRTAATGSRRVLFLDRMEIRKDGTLLVHGPTMTPQPMPSQKQRRDG, from the coding sequence GTGCCTGAACCGAATCACACCTCAAGGCGCACGCTGTTGCGCGGATTAGGCGGGGCTCTAGCCGTGCCGTTGCTGGCGGGTGCCGAGGAGAAGTCAGAGACCTACACCAATCCGCTGGGCATTGCCGTGGCTGACCCCTTTGTCCTGCGCGAGCCGGACGGGCGGTATGTCGTCTACGGAACCGGCGGTGGGCAAGGCTCCACCGCCTATCCGGCCTTCACATCCAGCGACCTCGTCCACTGGAAATCAATCGGTGAGACGTACCAGCGAAACCCCGCCGATTCCTGGTGCACCGACACGTTCTGGGCGCCGGCGGTGTACCACGTGAAGGACCGCTACTACATGTTCTACAGCGCGCAGTGGCGTGACAATCCCAACCACGAGAAGGAAAACTACCGAATCGGCGCCGCGGTGTCCGACAAACCGGGCGGACCGTTCCGCGACATCCGCAACGCTCCCTTATTCGACCCCGGCTACCCGGCCATCGACGCCGATCTGCTGTTCGATTCCGACGGCAGGATCTACCTTTACTATTCACGCTGCTGCTACAAACATCCAATAGAGAGCGAACTGGCGGATTGGGCGCGCAAGGAGAAGATCTACACCGAGATTGAGGAGAGTTGGATCTATGGTGTCGAAGTGAAGCCGGACTTCACCGGAACCATCGGCGAGCCCGTTCTTGTGTTGCGTCCCCCGGTGAGGCTCTCGGACAAGAACGCGGCTTGGGAGAACCTGTCGGTCACGACGAAGGAGGTCAACCGGCGGTGGACGGAAGGCCCGTGCTCCTTCAAACACGGTGGCCTCTACTATCTGATGTACTCCGCGAACCACTATCTGGGAGAGAACTACGCGCTCGGGTACGCCACGGCAAAGCGCCCACTGGGGCCGTTCCAGAAGGCGTCGAACAATCCGGTCCTGCGTAAGAATACCGATCGCGGCGGCACGGTCTCCGGCCCCGCGCACAACTGCGTGACACTCTCGCCCGACGGGTCTGAGATGTTGTGCCTCTACGCCGGCAGAACGGCGGCCACCGGCAGTCGCAGAGTTCTCTTCCTGGACCGTATGGAGATCAGGAAGGATGGGACGCTACTGGTGCATGGCCCCACGATGACGCCCCAGCCGATGCCGTCTCAAAAGCAACGGCGCGACGGATAG
- the egtD gene encoding L-histidine N(alpha)-methyltransferase: MAATATAIAPLEQFAADVRSGLTRPRKELPSKYFYDALGSALFEAICLLPEYGLTRADERVLSRNTKEIVSRIPHPVLVSELGSGSGRKTRQILGALCKRGPVSYYPIEISPKALASCAAELDDIDCLSIVGIEREYLDGLHSVAAARPAGAHMLVLFLGSTIGNFDTGADAKFLQEVRGALQPGDSLLLGTDLAKRVDLMLDAYNDSLGVTAAFNLNLLARINRELDGDFDLRHFQHLARFNDTTSSIEMHLVSKRRQVVNVRHSGLVTLFEEGETIWTETCHKYTRPEIARLATASGFRVAAQWVDEAWPFAESLFVAE; the protein is encoded by the coding sequence ATGGCCGCAACAGCAACCGCTATCGCCCCCCTTGAGCAGTTCGCTGCCGACGTACGCAGCGGGCTCACCAGACCACGGAAGGAGCTGCCATCGAAGTATTTCTACGATGCCCTGGGCTCCGCATTGTTCGAAGCGATCTGCCTGCTTCCGGAGTACGGTCTGACCCGCGCCGATGAGCGTGTGCTCTCGCGAAATACGAAGGAGATCGTGAGCCGCATTCCGCACCCGGTGCTGGTGTCCGAGCTCGGCAGCGGCAGCGGTAGGAAGACGCGCCAGATTCTGGGCGCCTTGTGCAAACGCGGGCCGGTTTCCTACTACCCCATTGAGATCTCGCCAAAAGCGCTCGCGTCCTGCGCGGCGGAGCTGGACGACATTGACTGCCTCAGCATCGTTGGCATCGAGCGGGAGTACCTGGACGGCTTGCACTCCGTGGCCGCCGCAAGACCCGCCGGCGCGCACATGCTGGTCTTGTTCCTCGGCAGCACCATCGGCAATTTCGACACCGGCGCCGATGCGAAGTTTCTGCAAGAAGTTCGAGGCGCGCTGCAACCCGGTGATTCGCTGCTGCTGGGAACCGACCTCGCAAAACGCGTCGACCTCATGCTGGACGCCTATAACGACTCGCTCGGCGTGACGGCCGCCTTCAATTTGAACCTGCTCGCGCGCATCAACCGTGAGTTGGATGGAGACTTCGACCTTCGCCACTTCCAGCACCTGGCCCGCTTCAACGACACGACTTCGAGCATCGAAATGCACCTGGTGTCGAAGCGGCGGCAGGTGGTCAACGTGCGCCACAGCGGCCTTGTGACCTTGTTTGAGGAGGGCGAGACCATCTGGACCGAGACCTGTCACAAATACACCCGCCCCGAGATCGCACGCCTGGCCACCGCTTCCGGCTTCCGTGTCGCGGCCCAGTGGGTAGACGAAGCCTGGCCCTTCGCCGAGAGCCTGTTTGTCGCTGAATGA
- a CDS encoding SUMF1/EgtB/PvdO family nonheme iron enzyme: MATHGAVAHDYQTLIGRLHQAREETDALFQIVQPEAIYDRPIPERHRIVFYRGHLEAFDWNLLSGPCGLTSTQPLLDRLFAFGIDPIDGQLPSDTPRDWPRLEQVEDYRNRVRGALDGVLGKVSNPELLLNVAIEHRLMHAETLAYMFHQMPFERKTRRAVRRVLDAGPWTPASVRVPSGPATLGLRRESDVFGWCNEFEEQTIQVPAFSIDRYKVSNGQFLQFLEEGGYDNRALWTDEDWAWKLQHGIAHPAFWANRDGRWVYRSMFDELALPVDWPVYVSHAEASAYARWQCKRLPTEAEWHRAAEAPAVHHNDPPRDVWDPSPVQSRGSSAYGVDGLFANGWEWTSTQFAPLPGFRSFPFYPGYSADFFDGQHYVLKGGSVRTAACMLRGSFRNWFQPRYQYVYAGFRCVSVED, encoded by the coding sequence ATGGCAACCCACGGAGCTGTTGCCCATGACTACCAGACGCTGATCGGCCGGCTTCATCAGGCAAGAGAGGAGACCGATGCGCTCTTTCAAATCGTGCAGCCCGAGGCGATCTACGATCGGCCGATTCCCGAACGCCATCGGATCGTCTTCTACCGCGGTCACCTTGAGGCGTTCGACTGGAATTTGCTCAGCGGGCCCTGCGGTCTGACCAGCACCCAGCCGCTGTTGGACCGCCTGTTTGCCTTCGGCATCGACCCCATAGACGGGCAGTTGCCATCGGACACGCCACGGGATTGGCCGCGTCTCGAACAGGTGGAGGACTACAGGAACCGCGTTCGCGGCGCTCTCGACGGTGTGCTCGGAAAGGTGTCCAATCCCGAGCTCCTGCTGAACGTCGCGATCGAACACCGTCTGATGCATGCCGAGACGCTGGCCTACATGTTCCACCAGATGCCGTTTGAGCGGAAGACGCGCCGTGCCGTACGCCGCGTACTGGACGCCGGACCGTGGACCCCGGCATCGGTGCGCGTGCCCTCGGGTCCTGCCACACTGGGCCTGCGCCGCGAATCCGATGTCTTCGGCTGGTGCAACGAGTTCGAGGAACAGACCATCCAGGTCCCCGCGTTCTCTATCGACAGGTACAAAGTCAGCAATGGGCAATTCCTCCAATTCCTTGAGGAAGGCGGCTATGACAACCGCGCGCTCTGGACGGATGAGGATTGGGCGTGGAAGCTGCAACATGGCATCGCACATCCAGCGTTCTGGGCGAATCGCGACGGCCGATGGGTGTACCGGTCAATGTTCGACGAGCTGGCGCTGCCCGTCGACTGGCCGGTCTACGTCAGTCACGCCGAAGCGAGCGCGTATGCTCGATGGCAGTGCAAGCGTCTGCCGACCGAGGCGGAGTGGCATCGGGCCGCTGAGGCCCCGGCTGTACACCACAATGATCCGCCGCGCGATGTCTGGGATCCGTCCCCTGTGCAGTCGCGCGGCTCCAGCGCGTACGGAGTTGACGGGTTGTTCGCCAACGGGTGGGAATGGACGTCCACGCAGTTTGCTCCATTGCCCGGATTCCGCTCCTTTCCTTTCTACCCAGGTTACTCGGCTGACTTCTTCGACGGCCAGCACTACGTACTGAAGGGCGGCAGCGTACGCACGGCCGCATGCATGTTGCGCGGCAGTTTCCGCAACTGGTTTCAACCCAGGTATCAATACGTCTACGCAGGATTCCGCTGCGTGAGCGTGGAGGACTGA
- a CDS encoding FAD-containing oxidoreductase — translation MDRAVLGQYGAIIIGTGQAGPSLAAKLAGAGQKVAIIERAKFGGTCVNTGCIPTKTLVASARAAYITRRAADFGVMIDGSISVDMKRVKARKDQISGASRTGVEHWLKHTPNCTVYEGHARFLSDREVQVGDTVLTADRIFINTGGRATIPPISGLDQVPYLTNSSMMDIDFLPPHLVIIGGSYIGLEFAQMYRRFGSKVTIVERGPRLIGREDPAVSDAIREILQNEQIDIRLNADCIAVAKTAEGVEVRAHCGSGENSVHGSHVLVAVGRQPNTDDLGLENTGIRRDQRGYVEVDDQLRTSVPGVWAMGDCNGRGAFTHTSYNDFEIVAANLLDNDPRRVSDRIPAYALYIDPPLGRAGATESEILRSGRPALLGERPMTRVGRANEKGETQGFMRIAVDAETKQILGAAILGVEGDEAIHCILDVMYAKAPYTVLQRAMHIHPTVSELIPTVLGELRPLEKKT, via the coding sequence ATGGACCGGGCTGTGCTGGGGCAGTACGGCGCAATTATTATCGGAACTGGGCAGGCGGGACCGTCACTCGCCGCGAAGTTAGCGGGCGCGGGACAGAAGGTCGCCATCATCGAGCGCGCCAAGTTCGGTGGCACTTGTGTCAACACCGGCTGCATTCCCACCAAGACCCTCGTCGCCAGCGCACGTGCTGCGTACATCACGCGCCGCGCGGCCGATTTCGGCGTGATGATCGATGGCTCGATCAGCGTCGACATGAAGCGAGTGAAGGCGCGCAAGGATCAGATCTCGGGCGCGTCGCGAACAGGCGTCGAACACTGGTTGAAACACACGCCCAACTGCACGGTCTACGAGGGACATGCCAGGTTTCTCTCGGATCGCGAGGTGCAGGTGGGCGACACCGTCCTCACGGCGGACAGGATCTTCATCAACACGGGTGGACGGGCTACCATCCCGCCCATCTCTGGCCTGGACCAGGTACCTTACCTCACCAACTCCTCGATGATGGACATCGACTTCCTGCCGCCGCATCTCGTCATCATCGGCGGCAGCTACATCGGCCTGGAGTTCGCGCAGATGTACCGGCGATTTGGCAGCAAGGTGACGATCGTCGAGCGTGGGCCCCGGCTGATCGGCCGTGAAGATCCGGCGGTCTCCGATGCCATCCGTGAGATCCTCCAGAATGAGCAGATCGACATACGCCTGAACGCTGACTGCATCGCCGTGGCGAAGACGGCAGAAGGCGTGGAAGTCCGGGCCCACTGTGGTTCCGGCGAGAACTCCGTGCATGGATCCCATGTGCTGGTGGCCGTGGGACGCCAGCCCAATACCGACGACCTGGGCCTGGAAAACACCGGCATCCGGCGCGACCAGCGCGGCTATGTTGAGGTCGACGATCAACTCCGGACCAGCGTGCCCGGCGTGTGGGCGATGGGCGACTGCAACGGACGCGGCGCGTTCACGCACACGTCCTACAACGACTTTGAGATCGTCGCGGCGAATCTGCTGGACAACGATCCGCGCCGCGTATCGGACCGCATTCCGGCGTATGCGTTGTACATCGATCCGCCGCTGGGCCGTGCCGGAGCGACGGAGTCGGAAATTCTGCGCTCGGGCCGCCCGGCCCTGCTGGGCGAGCGCCCCATGACGCGGGTCGGCCGCGCCAATGAGAAGGGCGAGACGCAAGGCTTCATGCGAATCGCGGTCGATGCGGAAACGAAACAGATCCTCGGCGCGGCGATTCTCGGCGTCGAGGGCGACGAAGCAATCCACTGCATCCTGGATGTCATGTACGCGAAAGCACCATACACCGTGCTGCAGCGCGCCATGCACATTCACCCCACTGTCTCCGAACTCATCCCAACTGTATTGGGCGAATTGAGACCACTCGAGAAAAAGACCTAA
- a CDS encoding glycine betaine ABC transporter substrate-binding protein — MHEQLQLLPGYLSAHLGLTLAAILVGVLVSVPLGVLVAGSRRLEPFVLGTASVIQTVPSLALLAFMVPALAALGLQSIGYLPALIGLCLYSVLPILRNTLVGLASIDPAIIEAAQSVGMTPREQLFRVELPLALPMIIAGIRTATVWTVGTATLSTPVGAPSLGNYIFSGLQTRNYTAVLVGCVAAALLALALDGLIRVVELGLKLRRRAFWLGALLVFAVLAAWPLGRLVNAVAGHDEKPVRVGAKNFTEQYILSRILSGRISAMTGQPTELIESLGSTVVFDALRTEQIDVYVDYTGTLWANILGRTDRPPNRTDVLEQTRRGLHERFGVELLVALGFENAYALAMNDNQAGQLNVRRISDLVPYAPKLRLGSDYEFLARPEWKALQQAYGLAFREQRSMDPALMYQALRSGGVDLISAFSTDGRIAPYHLRVLEDDRGAIPPYDAVILVNSRFAREQPAAVNALLSLARSIDATKMRELNAEVDQNGRSPAEAAAGFLAARYPPR; from the coding sequence GTGCACGAGCAACTTCAACTGCTGCCGGGCTATCTCTCCGCGCATCTGGGCCTCACGCTGGCGGCGATCCTCGTGGGTGTGCTGGTGAGCGTGCCGCTTGGCGTGCTGGTGGCGGGCTCGCGACGGCTGGAGCCTTTCGTCCTCGGCACGGCCAGTGTCATCCAGACGGTGCCGAGCCTGGCCCTGCTCGCCTTCATGGTGCCTGCGCTGGCGGCGCTGGGCCTGCAGAGCATCGGGTATCTGCCCGCGCTCATCGGGCTGTGCCTGTACAGCGTGCTGCCCATCCTGCGTAACACGCTGGTGGGTTTGGCCAGTATCGACCCCGCCATCATCGAGGCCGCGCAAAGCGTCGGCATGACTCCGCGCGAGCAGCTCTTCCGCGTGGAACTGCCGCTCGCGCTGCCGATGATCATCGCCGGGATCCGGACCGCCACGGTCTGGACCGTCGGCACGGCTACACTGTCTACGCCGGTGGGCGCACCCAGCCTGGGCAATTACATCTTCAGCGGCCTGCAAACACGCAACTACACAGCGGTGCTGGTAGGTTGCGTCGCCGCCGCGCTGCTGGCGCTCGCGCTTGATGGGCTTATCCGCGTGGTCGAACTCGGACTGAAGCTGCGTCGACGCGCCTTCTGGCTCGGCGCCCTGCTCGTCTTTGCGGTACTCGCCGCGTGGCCGCTGGGCCGCCTCGTGAACGCCGTCGCCGGCCACGATGAGAAGCCCGTGCGCGTCGGCGCCAAGAACTTCACTGAGCAATACATCCTTTCGCGGATCCTCTCCGGTCGCATCTCGGCAATGACCGGCCAGCCCACTGAGCTAATTGAATCGCTCGGCTCCACCGTGGTCTTCGACGCGCTGCGGACGGAACAGATCGACGTCTATGTGGACTACACGGGCACGCTGTGGGCGAACATACTCGGGCGCACGGACCGGCCTCCCAATCGCACCGATGTGCTGGAGCAGACGCGGCGCGGCCTCCACGAGCGCTTCGGTGTCGAGTTGCTGGTCGCGCTTGGCTTCGAGAACGCCTACGCGCTGGCGATGAACGACAACCAAGCCGGACAGCTGAACGTCCGAAGGATCAGCGACCTCGTCCCATACGCACCGAAGCTCAGGCTGGGCAGCGACTATGAGTTCCTTGCCCGGCCCGAGTGGAAGGCGCTGCAGCAGGCATACGGGCTCGCGTTTCGAGAACAGCGGTCGATGGATCCCGCGCTCATGTACCAGGCACTGCGTAGCGGCGGCGTCGACCTGATCAGCGCGTTCTCCACCGACGGGCGCATCGCGCCGTATCATCTCCGCGTGCTGGAGGACGACCGCGGCGCCATCCCGCCCTACGACGCTGTCATCCTGGTGAACTCCAGGTTTGCCCGCGAGCAACCGGCCGCGGTCAATGCCCTGCTCTCGCTGGCACGGAGCATCGACGCCACGAAAATGAGGGAGCTGAACGCCGAGGTCGATCAGAACGGACGCTCTCCGGCCGAAGCCGCCGCCGGGTTCCTCGCGGCCCGATATCCGCCGCGCTGA
- a CDS encoding ABC transporter ATP-binding protein, with product MIQLEALTRRFDEQKAVDAVSLQVAEGEMLVLLGGSGSGKTTTLKMINRLIEPTSGRVLLSGADVASMKPFELRRRIGYVFQRIGLFPHMTVAENIAITPALLGWDRARISSRVDTLLELVELDPAVFRDRRPDALSGGQAQRVAVARALAAEPRVMLLDEPFGALDPLTRGRLQQSFLHIRHALQLTAIFVTHDVMEAILLADRIAVMDSGRVRQVGTARELLDAPADESIREMIHAPWRQAEIATQRLTGSDRTT from the coding sequence ATGATCCAGTTGGAGGCGCTGACCCGGCGCTTCGACGAGCAGAAGGCGGTGGATGCTGTTTCGCTGCAGGTCGCCGAGGGCGAGATGCTCGTCCTGCTGGGCGGGTCGGGCTCAGGCAAAACCACCACACTCAAGATGATCAACCGGCTCATCGAGCCCACCAGCGGTCGGGTGCTGCTCTCCGGTGCGGACGTCGCCTCCATGAAGCCCTTTGAGCTGCGCCGGCGCATCGGCTATGTCTTCCAGCGCATCGGGCTGTTCCCGCACATGACAGTGGCCGAGAATATCGCCATCACTCCAGCTCTATTGGGCTGGGATCGCGCCCGGATCAGTTCGCGCGTCGACACGCTGCTGGAACTGGTCGAGTTGGACCCAGCCGTCTTTCGCGACCGCCGTCCGGACGCCCTCTCCGGCGGCCAAGCCCAGCGCGTGGCCGTGGCGCGCGCGCTCGCAGCCGAGCCCCGCGTCATGCTGCTGGATGAACCCTTCGGCGCGCTCGACCCTCTGACTCGTGGCCGCCTGCAGCAGTCGTTCCTCCACATCCGGCACGCCCTCCAGCTCACGGCCATCTTCGTCACACACGATGTGATGGAGGCCATTCTACTGGCGGACCGCATCGCGGTGATGGACTCGGGCCGCGTCAGGCAGGTAGGCACGGCACGCGAGCTGCTCGACGCGCCGGCTGACGAATCTATCCGGGAGATGATCCATGCGCCCTGGCGGCAGGCGGAGATTGCCACGCAACGCTTGACCGGCAGCGACAGGACGACCTGA
- a CDS encoding tail fiber protein → MNEPLLGTIFLFAGNFAPMGYAMCQGQLLPINQNTALFSILGTTYGGDGITTFALPKLSGPAEGTNYIIALNGIYPSRN, encoded by the coding sequence ATGAACGAACCGTTGCTGGGAACGATTTTTCTCTTCGCGGGCAACTTCGCGCCAATGGGCTACGCGATGTGCCAAGGACAGCTCCTGCCGATCAATCAAAATACGGCACTTTTTAGCATACTCGGCACAACCTACGGAGGGGACGGCATCACCACGTTCGCCCTCCCGAAACTCAGCGGTCCAGCCGAAGGGACCAACTACATCATCGCGCTCAATGGCATCTATCCGTCTCGGAACTAG
- a CDS encoding UPF0175 family protein, whose protein sequence is MSRAVLEAIAVEAYRSGTITQLQGQQMPGLSSRRQTESFLRRAEAYQDCTMDDLERDLAAICDASGQ, encoded by the coding sequence GTGTCGCGGGCCGTCCTCGAGGCCATCGCTGTGGAGGCCTATCGGTCGGGCACAATTACCCAACTGCAGGGGCAGCAGATGCCCGGCTTGTCATCCCGGCGGCAAACGGAGTCGTTTCTGCGGCGTGCCGAAGCGTATCAGGACTGCACGATGGACGACCTGGAGCGAGATCTCGCCGCAATTTGCGACGCATCCGGGCAATGA
- a CDS encoding methyltransferase domain-containing protein, with the protein MRILRWAPALFISLAAPLALHAQTYGESGDVPYVPTPQHVVDAMLKLGNVQPGDVVFDLGCGDGRIVVTAAEKFSATGTGIDLNPKRIEEANENARKAGVTDKVTFLQQNLFESDVSKATLVTLYLLPEVNLKLRPRLLQQLKTGTRIVSHSFDMGEWKPDKRFDADGRILYLWTVTDKAKEEFGHAAERAATGH; encoded by the coding sequence ATGAGGATCCTGCGATGGGCTCCGGCCCTCTTCATCTCTCTCGCGGCGCCACTGGCACTCCACGCACAGACTTACGGCGAAAGCGGCGACGTACCCTATGTCCCCACTCCTCAGCACGTTGTCGACGCGATGCTGAAGCTCGGCAACGTCCAACCCGGCGATGTCGTCTTCGATCTCGGCTGTGGTGATGGGCGCATCGTTGTCACCGCTGCCGAAAAGTTCTCAGCCACCGGCACCGGCATCGATCTGAATCCAAAACGGATCGAGGAAGCGAACGAGAATGCCCGCAAGGCCGGCGTCACGGACAAGGTGACGTTCCTACAGCAGAACCTGTTCGAATCCGACGTCAGCAAGGCAACGCTGGTCACCCTGTATCTACTGCCCGAAGTGAATCTGAAGCTGCGTCCCCGGCTCCTGCAGCAGCTCAAGACAGGCACGCGTATCGTGTCCCACAGCTTCGATATGGGCGAGTGGAAGCCCGACAAGCGGTTCGACGCCGATGGCCGCATTCTTTATCTCTGGACCGTTACCGACAAGGCCAAGGAGGAGTTTGGGCACGCGGCCGAACGTGCCGCCACGGGCCACTAG
- a CDS encoding Gfo/Idh/MocA family oxidoreductase, whose amino-acid sequence MNRRSFLHTGAAGFAALNAFADDKPKRVGLIGTGWYGKCDLLRLIQVAPVDVVSLCDVDRNMVAAAADIVASRQVSKKKPRAFHDYREMLKEKDLDIVLIATPDHWHALAMIEAVKSGADVYVQKPISVDITEGEAMLAAARKYKRVVQVGTQRRSTPHLMEARDEIVRSGKLGKIGLVEICCYYPMRARGDAPDIAPPENLDYEMWTGPAPMRPYNRLIHPRSWRAFMEYGNGIVGDMAIHMFDMVRWMMDLGWPTSVSSEGGILMDKASRSNISDTQTATFDYPDVKIVWTHRTWGQPPDPKYPWAATLYGDKGTLKASVMGYDFTPVQGTPIHKDVTYEFEQYPEDRTEKDLERHCAPAIRGHMKNLLENIASRGKPVADIEQGHISTASCILANLSMKLGRSLKWDPVKGRVVGDEEANKLLARPYRKPWVHPTAANV is encoded by the coding sequence ATGAATCGCCGTAGCTTTCTCCACACGGGCGCCGCCGGTTTTGCCGCCCTGAACGCCTTTGCCGACGACAAGCCCAAACGCGTCGGCCTCATCGGCACCGGCTGGTACGGCAAGTGCGACCTGCTGCGCCTCATCCAGGTGGCGCCTGTCGATGTCGTCTCCCTATGCGATGTCGATCGCAATATGGTCGCCGCCGCAGCGGACATCGTGGCTTCCCGTCAGGTGTCGAAGAAGAAACCGCGCGCGTTTCACGACTACCGCGAGATGTTGAAAGAGAAGGATCTCGACATCGTTCTCATTGCGACGCCCGACCACTGGCACGCGCTCGCCATGATCGAGGCCGTGAAGTCCGGCGCCGACGTCTACGTCCAGAAGCCCATCAGCGTCGACATCACGGAAGGCGAAGCCATGCTGGCCGCGGCCCGCAAGTACAAGCGCGTTGTCCAGGTGGGCACGCAGCGCCGCTCGACTCCGCATCTGATGGAGGCCCGCGACGAGATCGTGCGCTCCGGCAAACTCGGGAAAATCGGCCTGGTCGAGATCTGCTGCTACTACCCGATGCGTGCCCGCGGCGATGCGCCGGACATCGCGCCGCCCGAGAATCTCGACTACGAAATGTGGACCGGACCCGCGCCCATGCGCCCCTACAACCGGCTCATTCACCCGCGCTCCTGGCGCGCCTTCATGGAATACGGCAACGGTATCGTCGGCGACATGGCCATCCACATGTTCGACATGGTTCGCTGGATGATGGATCTCGGCTGGCCCACCAGTGTGTCGTCCGAAGGCGGCATCCTCATGGACAAGGCGAGCCGGTCGAACATCTCCGATACGCAGACCGCGACCTTCGACTACCCCGACGTGAAAATCGTGTGGACGCACCGCACGTGGGGGCAGCCGCCGGATCCGAAGTACCCCTGGGCCGCCACGCTCTACGGCGACAAGGGCACTCTCAAGGCCAGTGTGATGGGCTACGACTTCACGCCCGTTCAGGGCACGCCCATCCACAAGGACGTCACCTACGAGTTCGAGCAATATCCCGAGGACCGCACCGAGAAGGACCTCGAGCGCCATTGCGCGCCGGCGATTCGCGGCCACATGAAGAACCTGCTCGAAAACATCGCCTCGCGCGGCAAGCCGGTTGCCGACATCGAACAGGGCCACATCTCCACGGCAAGCTGCATCCTGGCCAATCTCTCCATGAAGCTCGGCCGCTCCTTGAAATGGGATCCGGTGAAGGGCAGGGTAGTGGGCGACGAAGAAGCCAATAAGCTGCTCGCCCGGCCTTACCGCAAGCCCTGGGTCCATCCCACCGCCGCCAACGTCTAG
- the ndk gene encoding nucleoside-diphosphate kinase: MERTFAIIKPDAVADGNAGNILALIEKNGFKVLALRKQHLTRPIAEGFYAVHKGKGFFEELIAFMTEGPVILLALEREDAVAKWREVMGATNPEKAEAGTVRKLYGANIGRNASHGSDSQENAAIELAWFFRGYELN, from the coding sequence ATGGAACGTACATTCGCCATTATCAAGCCGGACGCCGTTGCGGACGGAAACGCGGGCAACATTCTCGCCCTGATTGAAAAGAACGGGTTCAAAGTACTCGCACTGCGGAAACAGCACCTGACGCGCCCGATCGCCGAGGGCTTCTACGCTGTCCACAAGGGCAAGGGCTTCTTCGAAGAGCTGATCGCCTTCATGACCGAGGGTCCGGTGATCCTGCTGGCGCTGGAGCGTGAGGACGCGGTGGCCAAGTGGCGCGAAGTGATGGGCGCGACGAATCCGGAGAAGGCGGAAGCCGGCACGGTTCGGAAGCTCTACGGCGCGAACATCGGCCGCAATGCGAGCCACGGCTCAGACAGCCAGGAGAACGCGGCCATTGAACTGGCGTGGTTCTTCCGCGGCTACGAACTCAACTAG